A stretch of the Triplophysa dalaica isolate WHDGS20190420 chromosome 19, ASM1584641v1, whole genome shotgun sequence genome encodes the following:
- the cdx1b gene encoding homeobox protein CDX-1b has protein sequence MYVSYLLEKDSSMYPNSVRHPSLNLNHQNFVPAPPQYPDFTGYHHVPGITNDPHHSQTGAWNPAYPSPREEWTPYGPGNGPSTSNGQLGFSHPEFSSAQAPGLLPSSINTSVGQLSPTSQRRNPYDWMRRSAPPSNSGGKTRTKDKYRVVYTDHQRLELEKEFHYSRYITIRRKSELATALSLSERQVKIWFQNRRAKERKVNKKKMQEPQPASTTTPTPPNSALTGNVAMVTSSSSGLVSPSMPMTIKEEY, from the exons ATGTATGTTAGTTATCTTTTAGAGAAGGACAGCAGTATGTACCCAAATTCCGTAAGACACCCAAGCCTAAACCTGAACCATCAAAATTTTGTACCCGCACCTCCACAATATCCGGATTTCACAGGATACCATCACGTTCCTGGAATAACCAACGACCCACATCACAGCCAAACAGGAGCGTGGAATCCAGCATACCCCTCTCCACGGGAAGAATGGACACCTTATGGTCCGGGGAATGGACCATCTACCTCTAACGGTCAGTTGGGTTTCAGCCATCCAGAGTTTTCATCTGCTCAAGCGCCTGGTCTTCTTCCATCCTCTATAAACACATCAGTCGGACAGCTGTCGCCGACCTCTCAGCGCCGGAACCCGTACGATTGGATGCGTCGGAGCGCTCCACCTTCAAATTCAG GAGGGAAGACCAGAACAAAAGACAAATACCGTGTGGTGTATACAGATCATCAGCGACTGGAATTGGAGAAGGAATTTCATTACAGTCGTTACATCACAATAAGAAGAAAATCTGAATTGGCAACTGCCCTCAGCCTGTCAGAGAGACAG GTAAAGATCTGGTTCCAGAACCGCCGTGCTAAAGAGAGGAAAGTCAATAAAAAGAAGATGCAAGAGCCACAGCCCGCATCCACAACCACACCTACCCCACCTAACTCAGCTCTAACAGGCaatgttgccatggtgacaAGTAGCAGCAGTGGCTTGGTATCACCCTCTATGCCAATGACTATTAAGGAAGAGTACTAA